In Argiope bruennichi chromosome X1, qqArgBrue1.1, whole genome shotgun sequence, the genomic stretch tttaaacttcatttttaacacaggacttcattaaaaaaattatatgactaaaaagaatttcagaattaaaaaaattatgtcactATGAGATTTTCAGGATAACCCTATGATAATTGCATACTCAGAAAAAAAGATGCTTGCGACTCATGTACCCCATGGTCTTATGGTAGCTCAAAGAAAGAAGGAATATTAGGAGTTTCATACAGGTATTTCAGATGCCGAGGGCACTTCGCAATGGATCCGTTTTCACTTCCTTCAAAAGTGCGGAGACGACTTTTCATGGCTTCCAAATTTAGCATGGCTTCTGTTATTTCTGTCATATATGCCTTACGGGTgtcattgtatttgtggaatgtctgtaaaagaaaaatataacctTTAAGTAAATAGCAATAACACATTCAAATACAGAACAATTATGCTATGTATAGTTTCAAAACAAAACACATTAGGTATTTGAAATAGTTAACTCTGAATTCAGATCTAATAGAAACATTTAAGTTTCTTCATTTAGACAAAAAGTTTCTTTAGTTAAACAAAAACACAGCAAGTACTTGAAATAGTTATCTCTTAATTCTAATCTAATAAAAACAttcaagtttctttatttttctgtttccaaGCAATTGTTCATTATTCCcattataaaaatgaagcaataagCATAGATTTTAGATCATTCAGGCGAATCAAATTCTGTTCAATACCTTCGACTCTTGATCAAGTTTCCACTCTTTATCTCTCAGCTCATTATACAATGAATTTCTGTCTTTTTCAAGTTGTTTCAAGTAACGAAGCAGTTGACTCTATATGGAAAAAGCAAGAAAGTtacattaaaatcatgttttaaattaaaagggaAGTAATACAAGAAAGCATTTGCCAATTGTATTATTCATACCTCTGTTAAGCTATCCAGATCAAGTTCAGCCAATAATGCAGAAACACCTACAGAAATAATGTTGCATTAAACATCAGTGAACTTTCAAAAAATGGCTTTAGTCAACTATTTTTCCCTTATTATTTTCCCTTGAAGCCATTCCAGTTTAATACCTCCCCTCCTCCTCCccgtaaaaaattaatttcttttttcaattacatgcattggtttttcttaatgCGTTATATATGAgtattctgtaaataaatattttaatcattttatttatacacCTTCATCCaaagtcttaaaaattaaaaaatgcatgcaattatatagtttttttttaatcgggGAAAAGACATTCCCCGATTGCTGAGCTATAATACGGGGTGTAGAATCTGGAAATTTATTACTAGAGAACTTTAAAAGTTTAACGCAAACTAGGGTACATATTTTAGTAGAGTTAAAAAGCTACtgtatcacatatattttttttctcgtcaATTGCAgtcagtaatattttattaataaaatagctgtagtttaaaaaattaagattgcgaaaaaaacagttattttattgttaaataaaccTAATTTGTAATTACATTACTTcggtgatttataatgaattcacaaaaTTTGGCTATTAGCAAAGCAATGcttcttagcatgcatattgTAAAAGAATGCCGTCAATAGCATCcgatgttttattaaatttacttaaaccATTGATCAGATTTTAGTTTGAGAATTATCATAATAAAGTAAGCATCACAGATTACAAAAACTTACAAATTCATTGTCGAGGGAGTAACAATCGAATAAAATCGTTTCCGAATTTTTCTGTGAATTCTTATCAGGGAAAACAACTCTATTGCACTATTCATCTAAAATATGAATACTTGTTTTCCTAATAATTCAACCGATGGCTGATCGAAATACTGGATGAAAATaagaacttatttttttcataaatcatgaTGATATCTTAGGTATCATTATGATTAATAGTCAAAATTCATACTTTCGCTCTCGTAGCTCTTCTTAAGATCGATTTGATGTTCGAAGAAAGGAAGAAGGGAGGGGGAATAGCTCCATATTATATTATACAGTTTTTAGCGCaacctttaaaacatttttttaaattctttgtgaCTGTATTTCAatcagaaaagtaattaaatgattttttttaatatttagtgtaAGTTACAGTTTTGCATGGTATAGTATATAATTGACCAAGTAATACTAAACGAAAGGTCATATTTCCATCAACGAAAATACATTGataaagattttgataaaaaaaaagtatttatttcaaaatgaaaatctaattttttaatataatgaccAATTAAAGAAgttataatgcatttataaataaaacagttcaagcattgtagttaaaattttgcatttaacacatttttgaaatactgTCCATCATACATTTGTAATACTTGGGTATTCAGAGGGAAAACAAaccagtcatttttatttttaaaagagcgTCTATAGTAATATagtatatatctattaaaatagatattcacAAACCAATAGGATAATTAAACCAgtttatatgttatttcttttctttctttctcattttttaaaaattttctcatttttctttgtttgtaaatttttaattatatatataaaatttcattttacataaaatatcaaattataaatatgcaaGATTAAATCAGATTTCCTTCCTTCACGGTAATACATTTGATGCTTTTAGTATGaactatcaataattattttatttcgattgtTACAAATTCcgaatatttatgataatttaacaTTGCTTGTCttacattagaaatataaaagaagttgTTCCAAAAGAAGTTGTGAAATATAAAAGATAGTATTTtcgaaactataaaaatttatttacaattattcaaTTTAGATTATAATTCCTATATTGGAAGCATTTTCTGCTATTGGAATATTTACTGGCTATCTTAAAATAGATATTCTTAAAAAGCATAAATAGTGCTTACATTTATAATTTGCAAAGATTCATATCTGTCAAAAATTGATATTCACTTTGAAAAAGAGGAGGCATTTCCtcttcatatatttttgagaCGGATTCATTAGACTATCCTTGTAATTTTTGCTACATGTTTCTTGACATCGATCTTAGCTTCATTcggctttaaaaaaatgagtgattctgaaaataatattgtcGTACTTGCTTTCATACGTTCTTTACACTTTACAAATTTATCGTTAAAGTAGCGGCATCTAATTACATTCTTAAGGCTACtgcaatatttttgattttgatatctATTATACATAGATGATAGCTttacttttgatatttcaaaaatttcaatagaattatacatatttaaaatcaagtcaaagcaacgaggggggggggggatggacATACTAAACAACGTCAAGAGGTAAAATTTCTAAGATGTTTCTCGCGTTCTTTAAGAGCTTTTACCGTGGGAAAAAGGCGATTATTCCATGAGAAAAAACGCTCAACTATCAATCATCTCTTATCAAAACGAGAAATATGCATTCTCTATAATTCTTCTAAATGCTCGCCAAGTTTTCCTGCCAAAGGTAATTAAGCTACAGTAACCTACGAAGTGAGCGCAAGTAGTACTAGTTAATGAGTGAGCGCAAATGCGACCAAGCGCAAGTTCCACTATCCTATCAGAGAGATTTCACTGGGAAACCAAAAAAATTGTGTAAGTTATagaaagagaaaggaaaaaatcGCTAAGAAAAGCTAACAActgaagaaaggaaagaaaaattccttaaaactttcttttatgccttttaaattaaaatataataaaataaaattatttttaaaaatagaaacatatatTATGCAAAATTGTTCCAAcacatgataatttttaaaagaaaatgaatatttaaaaattatcgcaAAAGAAATCACAATTACAAAAAACTTAgggcttcaaattaaaatttcatcataaaggATTTTACGTAATCGACTACGCActgcaataaatttcaatttatatcataCAGTAAAATCCTTTTCGTAGTCATTTAAGGGATCGCCTCAAAATATATTAACGAGAATGATGGTCGAATGTGTAAAGTGCTAAAGAGGCTTCACAGTACTAAGAATAAAAACGGCTATATATCATAAATATCTTTCGTGTGTGTCTTTAGAGTAGCTTCTCCCATGTTCGATGTATCTATTTCTTTTGTGCACCAAACATATCTTACCTTACTCTTACTTTTCGTAGAACGGAGCCAATCTGCGTATTCTTTTTTAAGAACCCATAACAGATTAAACATATATCTACCATGCATAACTAAAATGAATTCTTCTCGATCTGGAACACTAAAGATGAAAGAAATTCGATCGCTTTCGACAAGTTTGGCACAATTCGTATTTTGTACTGCCCCTCTGGGATAGCCATTCCAATATTTCATTTACAGCAGTGCCCACTGTTGAAAGAGGGAAAGggaaataatattcattcaacGTTATCTTAATATATGTTGAAACTCCTAGATCCCTTCCGCGAATTCTTCATTTTTCGccgtttttttctttcttgctaCAACgggtaaaaaaagatttatgattaTTCTTTCAACGTACGGTATTCAACGTCtgcgataaattttaaaaaaaatctttgcactTCTGGAAACTATTAAGCCCTTTTAAGGTTTTCAAATCCAAGCACTTTTTAAGCGCTTTTCACCATTCTACGCACCcatttatagataatatataatCCTTGCATactaattataagaaaatttcatattaaaacattctaaaagtatttcattaagaatattaaatcatGCCTGAGAAGAAAAgcagcaaataaatgaaatagatggTCTTAAATCttaagatgcttttttttttttttttttttttttttgtcgatttaaaatcatatagattttaaaattccatgagAGATATCTAGTATGAAATACTGTTATAATataaggaaggggggggggattcttgTTATCAAATATATACAGTGATTTTTCTTtagtgaaatatttgttaaattttcatgcatttaaaaaataataatagaataataaaaaataataatagaataaaaatgtacaaataaaaaattttcattaccttCTTGACTTTGATTTCTAGCAGCTTCAACTCTTTCCATCAACCAATCGCGCTGCCTCTCTAACTGTTCATTTACTTCTACTTGAGTGTAATACCGAACTTTCCACTCAtcctctgaaaaaaatatttttaagtatactcAAATTTACATACAAAAGAATGGGATTTTCATCTCcctcaaaataataatagtaaataatacaaaactaaaaaaagctcagcattattatcatttcatattatctatacaaatcaattaaaaacaatagCACATTGTGTAAAAGAAACAACAGTTTAGAAACATTTGGTacttataaagtaattaaataatcatGAATGAGAATTAAAATGTAACTGAATCACTTTTGAATGTAAGCGAGgctaagaaaaaaatgaaaacaatttaatgacGAACATACACTCATATCACACAACATAGTGagttatatgacaatcaaaacaTTCAGAAATGAGCAAagctagttattttttttttcaatatttattaagtaaCTGTTAGTTATTTCAACAATTGCTTTCGTTTTCTATTTCGAATataaaaaagtagttaaaaaatagtataataaaattttgaaattacagaaaaaaatcatttaatgaagaacagctttttttttcttcgttctATCATAAATCTGGATAATGAAGTCAAAGAAATGTGGCGAAACACTATATTCATGGTAAAAATAGTTTCCAAAAGACAACCTAATATTTAAGAGCTAGAGTGAACCAATACacaatttttgcaatatattttttcactacATTTTAAGTTACACATCTTATTTACAAACATTCATAAAGAACTATAAAACAGGTGCTGCTATCTACTATCAGGCATCAAACCTCTTTTGATCTGCagtgattatgaataattgttttccattttaatatgaTGCCTAGTTTAATTTAGCAAAAAAGATGGGTTCTAAAAAAGTAATCCATGTCTAGTTCTTATTGCATCAATCAATGTCTTTATAAATACATTAAGCATGTAAACAATTAAGGTCAATGCATAGTAATGTTTGAAACGAATGGTCATTTTGTACTGGAAtctatagcattttttttttttttaattttaagtacagtgtataAAATGAGctattgaaaaaatgtttgagTATGTATGTGACTAtcagccaatttttaaaaaatcaaatcagagTTGATGGTTAATTTAGATTACAGGAGGATAAAATCTCGAAATATTCTTTTCACAACAGGGATTCTGGTAATCAATATATATTTGGATTGGCAAATGCCTAGGACTACGTAACTGCGAGGAACCACAGGGAAGTTGATTAAAAAGAATGGTATTAGCTGCCAAATACacaagatttctaaaaaaatattaattataaaatattagaataatatttacagTATCAAACACAACTGCTCGGATTCTATTTGTTTCATTATGTTCACTTAAGTATACAATGCATATGAACATcaaatatatgcttaaatattAGTGCACAAAAGTGAATGTCCGGCAGTTATGAAtcttaataaatagataaaaacatttacactaaacaaaattattaaaataaaaaattaaccacacTAAATCAGTaatatgttgattaaattaatcataagtttaaatggcaattaaataaaagagaaattctaAATTTGCATTAGCTAGAGCTGTAAAATGCTAAAATCCACAACTGTTGGTGaattagataaaacaaataagagctttcaaatgtttaaaataattgtaaggTAAGATATGTGGCCCTTTTCAACCACTCTATGAATTACCTAGGCAATAAACACTGAATGATATAATATGATAGGGGATTTAAGGGATATGATTAGGGGTTGCACAGATGATTAGGGGATGCACAGATTAGTTCTAAGAAGAAAAGGATGATTTAACTGTACAGAATTTCCAAAAGATTCATTCATGATAGTTCACAGTATAACTATCAGTAGATTATGCAAGAAAAGTTCCTTTTGTGGAACATCTAtacaattaatcaaaaaatgtttttaaaaaaatgttaaaatagaaaataaaaagattaatagaaaaagtttaatacagaaacaatatGCATTGTCAATAACATATAGTAAGGAAATAAAAaggcgttatttttttttctacattaaaacttttaaacatcaGTATTTATTTACACAAAAGAATCTAAAATGAAAAGGCTTACAAACTCTAAATTCTAAagtttatatatgtaatgatattttaaaatctaaattaaatcctaattaatttccaaagttttatcgtaattcagcccatattaacttcattctaaaatattctcttatttcctgatcccattccacattttctatttaattaattcaagagaagcttcgtaaaaatgctttcgtcagcggttcccacactccgagtgaagggataaaatattgctgatctaaacaaattcttctaaaagatccctatgattcccttgcttgtgattgacacgtgttggaaatccttattaaaaactcacagggataaaattttcatcagcttttcctCCTTTCGTTTTGCGTCATTCTGTGTTGTGCTCgccgcttctgcttgtacataatttGTGCCTCCCGGGATGCAATAAAGCGAACTTAATAATTCAAAGTCTTCTTCTCTGTCTTCGGCCATaactctgcttcaaaaattatgcttacattTAAGAGTCGACAGGAGAGTCTTCTGTGCAAAAttgtcaaatgaattaaaattaaattcccgTG encodes the following:
- the LOC129958188 gene encoding coiled-coil domain-containing protein 169-like isoform X1; translation: MYSRRQNKSVSSKAADTGKDVETLRSEIENEQRMTEMLDLSIEELQKTIDALEQQVDHTDIADEDEWKVRYYTQVEVNEQLERQRDWLMERVEAARNQSQEGVSALLAELDLDSLTESQLLRYLKQLEKDRNSLYNELRDKEWKLDQESKTFHKYNDTRKAYMTEITEAMLNLEAMKSRLRTFEGSENGSIAKCPRHLKYLNILPDQRVIDPRKGPIKKTAAVRSLPKLNTADKDFNDDDDDILDKQSKKSAEF
- the LOC129958188 gene encoding coiled-coil domain-containing protein 169-like isoform X2, yielding MYSRRQNKSVSSKAADTGKDVETLRSEIENEQRMTEMLDLSIEELQKTIDALEQQVDHTDIADEDEWKVRYYTQVEVNEQLERQRDWLMERVEAARNQSQEGVSALLAELDLDSLTESQLLRYLKQLEKDRNSLYNELRDKEWKLDQESKTFHKYNDTRKAYMTEITEAMLNLEAMKSRLRTFEGSENGSIAKCPRHLKYLYETPNIPSFFELP